The DNA window TTCCCGGCTGCCCGATGCGCACGGCCATTCCGGTTTGCTGCCAAATTCCCCGGCCGTCTTTCTGCATAAGAACGCGGATATCGAATGCGCGGCCGTCGCGGGAAGACAATTGCAGGAAAGGCTGCTGCAAGTAGCGGCATCCCTTGATAAATTCCGCTAGCCAGGCAAATAGACGCTTATCCGAAGCAAAACGGGAGTGGAAGCCGCGATTGTTCCGATCTCGCCCCGTTACGGAAAAACCGCCTCCGCCTTCCGCGGCGATCCTGATAATCCCTCTGCCATGGCTGCCGTTTTGCGGTTTCAAAAGAACGCTTCCGTCACGAGCGAGCCAAGGCAGCAAGCTTTCGGCTCCGGTGAACGAGAGTGAAGGCGGAATATGCGGACGAAGCGCCGGCGTGGCGGACAACGCGCGCAACACGTTTAATTTCCCGCCCATCGGGCTGCCCATAAACAAAATGTTTAACTGCCGCAGCTTGGCGATTTGCCGCCGATATGCGGAAATTTGTTTTTTATGGCTGTAAAGGCAGCGGTCATAAACGATGTGCGGCAGGGGGAATGTTTCTTTGCGCCACTCTTTGGTTTCGGTGTTGTAGGTGTAGCCGGTTGCGGACCGCGTGCTCCAATGGATCGCCAATGGGGAGAATACGCAGACCGAAAGCCCTTTTTTTTGCGCAAAAACGGCCAGCCTGCGGTAAAATTCCGCCTCGCCAAACGGCGGAAAGCCTTCCCGCTCGCTTGCCAGGATGCCCATTCTCCTCCCGCACCGATCGTGATTCATCTGTTTTTCCCCCTGCGCCCGACTTGGCGTTACAGCTTTGTCAGAAACCGCGAATAGTGCACCAACAGCTTTACGGATGGGCGGATTTTGCTGTCGTTCAGCTGCGTGTTGTCGTTTTTGGACGGCTTCGAATTGACTTCCAGAAGCCATATTTTTCCACCCGGTTCGACGGCAAAATCAATTCCCAATTCGCCAAAATGGAACGGGATTTGCCGTTCCAAAGCTTTGGCCACTTCGATCGCGTTTTTGTGCAATCCGGCGTAAACCGTTTTTCTTAGTCCGGGCGCCAAATTTGATTTAACCAGCGCTTCGGGAACCTTGCACAACATTCCGCCGCGCGCAAGGTTGGACACGAAATGGCTGTTCGCGGCGATTCTTGCGACGATGGAGGTAATGGCCCATTTGCCGCGTTCGTTTTTTTGCACCAGCGCGCGAAAATCAATCGGGCGGCCGCTTGCCTCAATCATGTTGATGCCCTGTTGGATTTGGTAGCGGGTATTGTGCATTTTTCCGGAAATCGCGGAAAAAAGTTGGGTGAAACTCGCGTATTCTTTTTTGGTCGCGCCGTTAAGTCCCGTCGAATGGCAAACATAATGTTTGTCATCGCTGCGGGCGATGCGAATGATGCCTTTGCCCAAGCTGCCGCGGGCCGGTTTTAGAAAGACGACGCGGTATTTGGCGCACATATTTTTCAGCATGCGAAAATTTTTCAATTGATAGGACTCGGGCAACAAACCGGTAACCGCCGCTTCTTTTTTCAGCGCCTGAAACACGTCGGTTTTGTCCAAATATTTTTCATTAAACACATTGCCGTTCCAGCGGGATTTTACATCTTTAAAAAATTGTTGTACGCTTGGTTTGTTCTCCAGTCTGCGGGTGGTCAACCGGTTGTGGACGATATCGGGAACGGGAAATTTGCCTTTTCGCCAAAGGCCCGAGTAGCTCCATCCGTCTATTTTGTCGTTGCCCAAACGGATCGCGTCCGGCGTAAAAAAGTAAACGGATGCGCCCTGCATTTTACAAGCGTCGGTAAGCTCCCGGCAAAAGGCGGTCATCTTGCCGAACAAGCTGTCGGGGCGGTTTTCATAGACGCGGTTCACCAACACGCCGATCAGCGGCCCGATCTGCATCGATTGCCGGTTCGCCCGGTAGGCTGCGCGCACGACGGAGTTTGCGTTCAATCCGAAATGATCCGCCAACCATGGGGAGATTCTCATTTCGCTCGACGCGCGTACGGGGATCACGCGGATTGGCTGGCCGACAGCGCCGAAACGGAGGGTGATGTGCTGATGAGGAGGAATCTTCCATGCTTTCACAAACGTTTCGCTCAGCAGCACATCATTTTGGCCAATGAAATTACCCGGTCGATGGAAGCGGACATTTAATTTGTGACTTGTCATTGAAGAGCTCCTTCATTCAGCATTTTCCGCAAAAGGCTGTTGACTATTTCATCATATGAGGACAGAACTGTCTTGGTGATTGCGAACTTTACGGGGTGAAGCTTGTTGAACGATCTTGTGTTTATTGGCATAAGTGTCGCGGTGGCGGCGATCATCGGCGGCGTTACCAACCATCTGGCAATCAAAATGTTGTTTCATCCGCGCAAACCCGTCATCTTTATGAACAAGCGGCTTCCGTTCACGCCCGGTCTCATTCCGAAACGGAAACAGGAAATCGGCATGTCGCTGGGCCATGTCGTTGCCGAGTATTTGGTGACGCCGCAAGGTTTGGCGGCACTGCTTAAACGGGCGGAATTTCGGCAAAAAACGCAGGCTGACGCTTTGCGCCTGTTCAAAAAATGGTCCGGAGAACAAGCGGTTATCGCCCGGACATTAGCGGAGTGGATAGGCGAACAACGCTGGAGCGATTGGAAAGACTCCGCCGCTAGAGGACTGGAATCCGCGTTTCAGGGGCTCGTCCGCCATATTTGGGAAGAGCGCGGGCTTGCGCGCAAGCGCCTGCCCGATGTGGTGCAAGGCTGGCATGAAGGCAGGAAAGAAGCGTTGGCGGACCGGGCGACGGAATATGTCGCCGCAACGTTTGCCGCATTTTTGCAGTCTGCCGAGGCGGATCGGCTGCTGCGCAAGCTCGTGCCTAAGATGCTGGAGCGCACGGGCGGATTATTGGGATCGCTCGCGGGAATGTTTCTGGATGAAGAGAAACTGCTTACCAAAGTAAAAGCAGCCCTCTTGGAGATGCTTAAGGCGCAAACGTTTCAAACAAGCTTGCGCCATGCAGTGATGCGGGAGATGGAGAAGCTTGAGCAATTGGAAATTTCCGCCCTGCTGGAAAAAGTCGCGGGCATTGACTCCGTTTACTTGCTTTTGCAACGCTTGGCCGGAAAAGAAAGTTGGCGGCTGCGGATTGAAGAATGGACCGGCTGCACGTTTGCCGAAGCGCTTGCGCCTGCGCAAAATGTTGCGGAACGCCTGATTCCTCACCTGGTTGACATCGCGTTAACCATGCTGGCAGCCAACGCGGAGCGCCTGATGCGGGCGATCCAGCTGCCGCAACTGGTCGAAAAGGAGGTAAGCCGGTTCCCCGTCGAACGGCTGGAAGATTTGATCCTCAGCGTATCGGGGAAAGAATTCCGCGCCATTACCTGGCTTGGCGCGCTTTTGGGCGGCATCATCGGACTTTTGCAGTCGCTCTTGTTTCTTTTTTATCATGTCTCGATTCCCTGACGATTTTCCGCGCGCGATGCGACGGCACATAAGGCTTGCCTTTCGAGCATATATATGGAACGTGCAGTTCATTCGGCAGGAAGCGGAGGTCAAAGCATGCGGGGTATCAGGAATCTGATCAGTCTCGGACTGGCCTTGGGGATGCTGTTATACGCCGCGCCCAGGCTGCAAATCGGCGGCGATTTGCGTTTGCCGGCGGTGTTCGGGATCGTCTGGATTTGTATGGCTTTGTTGGTCATTGCCGCGCATTTGCATGAATTTCTCGGCGTGGATGAGGAAAACCGGCGGGCATACAGGCGGCGGCAAAATTACCGCAGCTTTCGCCTGCAGCAAAAGGTTCGGGAACAGACCGAAACGGCGCAATCGGCAAAATGAACGCATCGCCTGATCCGGTACGGAACACGGGCGATAGGCATATACTGTTCAAACAACGCAAAAGGATGTAGGAATATGCCTTCGGTCATTGGCGCATTTAAAGTGGTGGCAAACGGCAACGGCGGGCTGATCCAGACAGGCGATTTGTTGATTGCGGCGCCTTCGGTGGCTATGAAGACGTATACCGGCGCGGGTTCGTTTCATACCGGCGATGTGCCGATTACGACTGTTGCGAT is part of the Bacilli bacterium genome and encodes:
- a CDS encoding YheC/YheD family protein, producing the protein MNHDRCGRRMGILASEREGFPPFGEAEFYRRLAVFAQKKGLSVCVFSPLAIHWSTRSATGYTYNTETKEWRKETFPLPHIVYDRCLYSHKKQISAYRRQIAKLRQLNILFMGSPMGGKLNVLRALSATPALRPHIPPSLSFTGAESLLPWLARDGSVLLKPQNGSHGRGIIRIAAEGGGGFSVTGRDRNNRGFHSRFASDKRLFAWLAEFIKGCRYLQQPFLQLSSRDGRAFDIRVLMQKDGRGIWQQTGMAVRIGQPG
- a CDS encoding YheC/YheD family protein, whose amino-acid sequence is MTSHKLNVRFHRPGNFIGQNDVLLSETFVKAWKIPPHQHITLRFGAVGQPIRVIPVRASSEMRISPWLADHFGLNANSVVRAAYRANRQSMQIGPLIGVLVNRVYENRPDSLFGKMTAFCRELTDACKMQGASVYFFTPDAIRLGNDKIDGWSYSGLWRKGKFPVPDIVHNRLTTRRLENKPSVQQFFKDVKSRWNGNVFNEKYLDKTDVFQALKKEAAVTGLLPESYQLKNFRMLKNMCAKYRVVFLKPARGSLGKGIIRIARSDDKHYVCHSTGLNGATKKEYASFTQLFSAISGKMHNTRYQIQQGINMIEASGRPIDFRALVQKNERGKWAITSIVARIAANSHFVSNLARGGMLCKVPEALVKSNLAPGLRKTVYAGLHKNAIEVAKALERQIPFHFGELGIDFAVEPGGKIWLLEVNSKPSKNDNTQLNDSKIRPSVKLLVHYSRFLTKL
- a CDS encoding DUF445 family protein; this encodes MNDLVFIGISVAVAAIIGGVTNHLAIKMLFHPRKPVIFMNKRLPFTPGLIPKRKQEIGMSLGHVVAEYLVTPQGLAALLKRAEFRQKTQADALRLFKKWSGEQAVIARTLAEWIGEQRWSDWKDSAARGLESAFQGLVRHIWEERGLARKRLPDVVQGWHEGRKEALADRATEYVAATFAAFLQSAEADRLLRKLVPKMLERTGGLLGSLAGMFLDEEKLLTKVKAALLEMLKAQTFQTSLRHAVMREMEKLEQLEISALLEKVAGIDSVYLLLQRLAGKESWRLRIEEWTGCTFAEALAPAQNVAERLIPHLVDIALTMLAANAERLMRAIQLPQLVEKEVSRFPVERLEDLILSVSGKEFRAITWLGALLGGIIGLLQSLLFLFYHVSIP
- a CDS encoding spore germination protein: MPSVIGAFKVVANGNGGLIQTGDLLIAAPSVAMKTYTGAGSFHTGDVPITTVAINFTLTNDPDVADDNVQKAATGT